Proteins encoded by one window of Passer domesticus isolate bPasDom1 chromosome 10, bPasDom1.hap1, whole genome shotgun sequence:
- the LOC135308893 gene encoding glycine-rich protein 1-like, with protein MVVSGRGGGGGSGGGDGDGTAAGAGAAPPGTSPACGRAGRARPAAARVRAAAAGPSGSSQRGPGEPCSGSISGGSRAPAASQRSFSGQDGVAAEARGHSGKLMSRGRRLWPPAATRFAEEREQPSDELEVGQEPFTRPTTSPASTTRLGLPER; from the exons ATGGTGGTGtcggggcggggcggcgggggcgggagcggcggcggagACGGAGACGGTACCGCGGCCGGGGCCGGAGCCGCGCCGCCCGGCACCTCCCCGGCGTGCGGCCGCGCGGGGCGAGCCCGGCCCGCTGCTGCGAGAGtgcgggcggcagcggcggggccgAGCGGCTCTTCCCAGCGCGGCCCAGGTGAACCTTGCTCAGGCAGCATCTCCGGGGGCTCTCGGGCGCCTGCCGCTTCTCAGCGTTCTTTTTCCGGACAGGACGGTGTGGCAGCAGAGGCTCGGGGGCACTCGGGAAAGCTGATGTCCCGAGGGAGAAGGCTTTGGCCGCCAGCCGCAACCCGCTTCGCTGAGGAGCGGGAGCAGCCATCGGATGAACTGGAAGTCGGGCAGGAGCCATTTACCAGGCCCACCACTTCACCCGCTTCAACCACCAGGCTGGGGCTCCCAG agagGTGA